One window of the Triticum dicoccoides isolate Atlit2015 ecotype Zavitan chromosome 3B, WEW_v2.0, whole genome shotgun sequence genome contains the following:
- the LOC119279516 gene encoding phosphatidylinositol 4-kinase gamma 1-like — protein sequence GAIASGTRLVPAQSGLGGALLLKDGRSGEHVAVIKPLDDATSSPSTNGGGGYESKAVLREVAAYLLDHDGFASVAPTALIKISRPEMETTVASIQRFVAHHYDAGELGPSRFSVTSVHRVGILDVRLLNVDRHAGNILVKNPPTSGCAVDGSTSAAPLELVPIDHGLCLPEKLDDPYFEWLHWPQSSRPFSGAELDYIASLDPFKDAEMLREELPSLTEPAIRILTVCTVFLKRAAAAGLCLADIGDMMTREFSSAEEGLSALEALCKKAVDSIDTHSPKRVSFGELGGEEWVAFMEKFEQLLPPAFEDKKRGAGVALN from the coding sequence GGAGCCATCGCGTCAGGGACGCGGCTTGTGCCAGCGCAGAGCGGCCTCGGCGGGGCTTTGCTGCTCAAGGACGGCCGCTCCGGCGAGCACGTAGCGGTGAtcaagccgctcgacgacgcgacgTCTTCTCCATCGACCAACGGCGGAGGCGGCTACGAGAGCAAGGCCGTGCTGCGGGAGGTGGCCGCGTACCTCCTCGACCACGACGGGTTCGCCAGCGTCGCGCCCACTGCGCTGATCAAGATATCCCGCCCCGAGATGGAGACAACCGTGGCGTCCATCCAGCGCTTCGTGGCGCACCACtacgacgccggcgagctcggccCATCTAGGTTCTCCGTGACCTCCGTGCACCGCGTCGGAATCCTCGACGTGCGCCTCCTCAATGTCGACCGCCACGCCGGCAACATCCTCGTCAAGAATCCGCCCACCAGCGGCTGCGCCGTGGACGGCAGCACGTCGGCGGCGCCGCTGGAGCTCGTGCCGATCGACCACGGCCTCTGCCTCCCGGAGAAGCTCGACGACCCATACTTCGAATGGCTGCACTGGCCGCAGTCGTCGCGACCATTCTCCGGCGCCGAGCTCGACTACATCGCGTCGCTGGACCCTTTCAAGGACGCCGAGATGCTCCGGGAAGAGCTCCCGTCCCTGACGGAGCCGGCCATCCGGATCCTCACCGTGTGCACCGTCTTCCTCAAGCGCGCGGCCGCGGCTGGGCTCTGCCTGGCTGACATTGGCGACATGATGACCCGCGAGTTCTCGTCGGCGGAGGAGGGGCTGAGCGCGCTCGAGGCCCTCTGCAAGAAGGCCGTGGACTCCATCGACACCCACTCGCCGAAGCGCGTGTCGTTCGGGGAGCTGGGTGGCGAGGAGTGGGTGGCGTTCATGGAGAAGTTTGAGCAGCTGCTGCCGCCGGCGTTCGAGGACAAGAAGCGCGGGGCTGGCGTCGCGCTGAATTAA